Part of the Paenarthrobacter sp. JL.01a genome is shown below.
TTGAACTGAACGACGACGCCGAAGGTACAGCCAGGCGGCGACAGTCACCGCGGCGGCAGCCAGGGGAAGGATCCACCAGTTGGTCAGTTCCACGCGTGGACCACCTGACGGGCAATGTCGGCTGAGTGCCGTACGGGCTGGACGTGCCGGGCGGAGAATTCGCTGGGGTAGATGCCAGCAATGCCTTCAGCCAAGGTATCCAGGCCTTCGCCCCGCAACTCATCCAGGGTCATGGAGGTGACGGGAAGGCCTGTGGCAGCTCCCGCGAACTCCCGCACGAGGAAGCTGAGCCTCTGGTGGGCTTCGCGCTCAGGTACGCGGCCGGCGTCGGCGTCTGCTGCAGTGTCCTCTATCGCGGCAAGGCAGCGGGACCGTAGAGTCTCCACCTCCGGCAGACCGGGCGTTTGCACAGTGGCGGTGCGTGCCCGGCGAGGCAGCAGGAGCCACCCGTACCATCCGGCCACGAGAACCGTGAGCAGGACTCCCAGCCACATCCAGATGCCTTGGTACGGGAGGGGTGCGTAGAAGTCAGCCGGCACACTGGCCCCTTTGCGACCGGCGGCCCGGGCCCGGCGCGCCGGACCGATGCTTTTCCAGCACGGCGAAGACCTTCGCTACGACATCCGCGCTGCCCTCGACCTGTTCCTCCGCAATGCCCAAACGGCGGAAGAGCGCTGCTCGAAGCTCATCGCGCTGAGCCATTGCGTGCTCGTACGCGGCACGGATTTCCCTGTCCGCGGCAAGCAGGAAAGGTATGGCGGTGCCCGTGCCGATGTCAGTGCTGTCCAGAACTCCCTGTGCCCCGGCTCCCTGTGTCTCGGTCCCCCGTGTCTCGATCCCGGGCGCAAGGTGGGCATCGCGCACGGTCAACCAGAGCACTTCATGCCGCGCCCTCAGCCTGCGCATCAGATCCGCGGTGGTGGCGTCCGGAAGGAATTCGTCAGCAATAACCACAATCAACATTCGTCCTTTGAGGTACCGCAGGACGTAATCGAGCTGCCGGGCGATCCCACTTGTTTCGCCATGCAACGTGATGGTGGAGTCAATCTCCCGCAGCAGCCGCTCCAGGTGTTCCTCACCGCCTTTGGGAGGCAGGTACATGGAAGCACCGGCATTCCCGTGCACCAGGCCAACGTCGTCCCCGTGTCGGCACGCGAGGTAGCCGATGACCCCGGCCGCGTTGACAGCAAGGTCCTTCTTGCTTTCGCCTGAGAACGCCTCTGCTGCCATGTTCCGACCGGAGTCCACCAGCAGGAGTACGGAGTGTCGACGTACCGCCACATACCGTTTGACGAGCGGTGAGCCGTGCCGGGCCGTGGCCTTCCAGTCGATGTCTCTGACTTCATCACCGGAGACATAGCTGCGCAGTTCGTCGAAGTCCATGCTGCGGCCCTTGAAGACGGAGCCGTATTCGCCGTCGAGCAGGCTCAGTGTCCTGCGGTGGGCGAAGATGAACATCTTCGACTTAACGCGTTTCAGAAGGCTGGGCACCTGCCGGCCCCGCTACGGCGTCTGGACGGACGCCAGCACGGCATCGATGACGGTCTCCACGGCAACGCCCTCAACGACGGCGTCGAAGCCAAGGATGATGCGGTGGCGGAGGACCCGGTGTGCCAGGTTCTTTACGTCTTCCGGGATGACGTGGTCGCGGCCGTTGAGCAGTGCCAAGGCCCTTGCCGCCTGGCTGAAGGCGATGCTGGCCCGCGGGCTCGCCCCGAATTCCACAAGGTTGGCCAGGTGTGGCTCCAGGTACTGCGCAGCGTTCCTGGTGACGTAGGCAAGGCCCACGATGTAGCGCACGATGGCGGGGTCGATGTAGACCCGACGCACAAGTTCCTGGACCTGCACCACGGCATCGAGGGAGGCAGCGGCCGGCGGCTTTTGCCCGGCGCCGAAAACCCCTGCGTCGATCCGCCGGATAACCTCGGCTTCCTCAGCAGGGCTGGGGTAATCCAGGACATCCTTGAGCATGAACCTGTCCATCTGCGCTTCGGGCAGGCGGTATGTCCCCTCTTGTTCAATGGGGTTCTGGGTAGCCAGCACCAGGAACGGCTGCGGCAAGGGATACGATTCCCCGCCGATTGAGGTTTGGCGTTCCTGCATTGCTTCCAGCATGGCGCTTTGGGTTTTTGCACTGGACCGGTTGATCTCATCCAGCAACACGATGTTGGCATGGACCGGCCCCAGCTGGGTGACGAAGGTGCCTTTGGCGGCGTCGAAAATCTGGGTGCCGGCAATATCGCTGGGAAGCAGGTCGGGGGTGCACTGGATCCGGCGGAAGTCGGCACTGACGGATTCGGCAATGGTTTGGGCCGCCGTTGTCTTGGCCAGTCCTGGAACACTTTCCAGCAGCACATGGCCCCCGGTGAGCAGCCCGATCAGCAGCGTCTCCCGCAGCCGTGCCTGGCCCACTACCTTGTTCTCGAAGCTGCGGACGATGCTGCCCACCAGTTGCTGGGCACGCGCCATGTCTGGTGCATCGATTCCGGCCATGGCTGTGATCTGGTGCACTCGGGTCCCCTCGCTGGCGTTATGAGTCATGCCGCAGGCGGTGGGCTGATGTTTCCGCCTGCATCGGCCACTCTATCCAAACGGGCGTAGATCCGGCCCGCAATGGGTACCCCTCCCCATGGAGGGCCCCGAGGTCTATCCTTTTGCCATGCATCAGCTACCAGCCGCCTATCAGAACTACCTTGCATCCCAGGATCAGCACGTCATCGACGCCGTACGCCCAGTACTGCTGCAGTCAGCAGCTGACGAACGTCACGGCGTCCGAATAACCTTCAACAGGGGTCCAACCGGACATCAGGCCCACTTGGACGAGTCCATCCCTTACGGCGAAATCATCGAAGATATCGACTGAACCGGCCAGGGAAAAGCCTGTGCGTCAGCCCTCCAACAGGAGCCGTTGTGCGCGGGGGGCCAGCATGTGCTCCAGGACCAGGCAGGCCGCGCCAATAGCGCCGACATCTTCGCCTACTCCGGTACCCACGACTTCAAGTCCGTGGATCATGCGGGCTGCGTTGTTATCGTCCAGGAGACCGGGAACGCGGTCCAGGAAATACGGGGACATGCGGCCCCAGAACGGGCCTCCAAAGACGACACGCTCAACGTCCAGCGTGTTCGTCACCACGGACACCGCGCGTGCCACGAGCGTGGCTGACTTGTCCAAAATCGCAATGGCGCGTTCGTCGCCGGCGTCGGCTTTGTCGCACAGCTCGGCGAAGCGCTCCTGAACCTCGGGGCCATCCGCCCCATGCCCGTGCCCATCCAGGACACCTGCGGCTTCGGCCTCTGCGACAAGCACCTGCGGGATACAGGAGGACTTGACGCATCCGCGCAGGCCACAATCACAAGCCGGACCTTCGGGGTCAACGATGATATGGCCGATTTCGCCGGCGTTGCCCGACGTTCCGCGGACAACCTCGTCGTTGAGCACGATGCCGCAACCGATACCGGTTCCCATGTACATGAAAACGAAGCTTCCGGCCCCGCTCGCACCGCCCGCCCATGTCTCGGCCACGGCCGCGCTGGTCACGTCTTTGTCCACCAGCGTTTCCAGGCCGGTGGCCTCAGCCAACGCCTCCCGGATCCGCACCCTGTCCCAGCCCGTCAGGAGCGGCGGTTCCACCACGGATCCTTCATCCAGGTCGATCGGGCCAGGAACAGCAACACCCAGGCCGGCGATCTTCGCCGCATCAACGCCGGACTCTTCAATCAGTGTTCCGACCTGTCCGGCGATGCTGGTGATCACCTCGGCCGGGTCACCGGCGGGCGTAGCCAAGCGGGAATGCTTGACGACATCCCCGAGCAGGTCCAGGACGACAAAAGTGATGACGGCTGGGTCCAGGTGAACTCCGACCGCGTACATTCCCGCCGGGTTCAACCTCAGGATGGTCCGCGGCTTCCCCGGACCCGATCCTTCCTTGCCGGCTTCGACGATGAGCTGCTGGTCCAGGAGCCGCCGGGAAATGTTCGAGATCGTTTGCGGTGACAGCCCAACGATCTGTGCAAGCTCCACCCGGCTGAGTCCGCCCGGAGACCGCCGGATCGCCTCCAGAATGACGGTCAGGTTGAAGTCCCCCATGCGGGGTAGGTTGGTTCCGCGCCTCGGTGTCGGCTGCCGGATCTCAGTCACTGATGCCCCTAGTCATTCGGAAAATCTTCGTCGAATTTGATCTGTGTCTGCATCGTACGGCACCACTGGTCCCACGGATACGAGCACACGCTGGCACCGATGTCAGGGCTTGGTAACGATGACACTGAATTGTATGTGACCACGCCCCTGCGGCGCGGCACGGCTGGTATTTCAAGACTTCCGGCTGCGCGTCACCGTGAATTTCGGGTTCCGGCCTTCTTCCACAGTGGCTCCAATAACCCGTTCGAGCGTGGACCGGTATTGCAAGTGGCTGTTATACACCGTCCACAGCTCCCCTCCCGGCGCCAGCACGCGGGCGGCCGCCTCAAACATCTTGTGCGCAGCACCTGCGTGCACGCTGGCACCCAAATGGAACGGCGGGTTCAAGAGGATGAGGTCTGCGCTGCCGGGCGGGAGCGAGGACATTGCATCATCGTGGAGGACTGTGATGCGTTCCGCGAGGCCATTCTCTAGCGCGGTCCCGCGGGCCGAGGCGACAGCCGCTGCTGACTGGTCGGTGGCGATGACTTCAGCCTGCACCTGCCGCCTCGCCACCATAGTGGCGAGAATGCCTGTACCGCACCCCAGATCCACGATGCGCCGCGCCTGGGGCATGCGGTCAAGGAACGTCAGTAGGAAGCGGGTTCCGATGTCCAGCCGCGCCCCGGAAAAAACAGCACCGTGGGCGCTCACGGTGATGCCCAGTTCAGGCAAGGCCTCGACTACGGGGAAGGGCGGCTGCGCCAGCACCGGAATCGAATCCCTCGCCACCAACACCCGGGACTTCTGCCGGGCCAGCTGGGGTTGGACCGTCGAAAAGTACTTCGCCAGCACGCTGTTCATGCCTACGGACATGTGCTTGACGCGGCCGCCGGCCAGCAGGACCGCACCGGGGGCAGCAAACCGGGCAACGGCGTCGGCGATTCCCTCCAACTCAGCCAAGAACTTTGGCAACTGCAGGAGCACCAGGTCCGCACCCTCCAAAAGCTCTTTTCCGAGCTCATGAGAGCTGTAGTGTCCTGCCGCCCCGGTCCCATCTGCGTTGCGCTTCAGCGCCAGCCTCCCCGTGAAGAGGTCCTGGTGGACGCGGACATGGTCGACGCCGAGCCTCAGCCGGGCACCCAACGTCAAGGCACCGTAACGGTCGCCGATGACGACGATCCTGGTATCGGAAGAGCTGAAATCCGCGGCGGTTTCCAGCAGAAGCCTGTCAGTGGCGTCGAAAGCCTGCAGGTTGTCAGCTTCAACATCTGGAAACCTGCTCAATGCGCCAAAGACGGTCTCCAGATCCAGCTCCGTCACTTTGAGGTTCCCGCTTTCTTATTTGGTCACCGGGCGGAGCCGGCGTATCGACTTTATGGGTGCTTCGGAGGAAGCTTAAGCGTGCATCACGCAAACACCTGACCTGCCTCGGGAACCAGCTGTTGATTCCGAGGGTGGCCGGCATATGTCACGGTGACCCCAGGAGCCGGGCACCGGGACTGCATGTCATCCGGCTCCCAGTCCTTTGCGAGAAGCCATGAGTGTCAATGTTGTCACGAACCTTGAAGTGAAGTCCCACAACTCCCCCGATGAAACGCGCCACGCGGACAAAACTGCAGTGGAGCTTGTCACTGTGGGAGATTACACCATCGCCCGCATGACCTTTGATCCGGGCTGGTCGTGGGCCGACTGTATCAAGCCGGCTGTGGGAACTGATTCCTGCCAGCTCAGCCACGTTGGATTCTGCGTTTCCGGTTCCTTGGAAGTGGAGACAAACGACGGCGCGAAGATCAGCATTACCCCGGGCGCCTCCTACTCCATACCTCCCGGACACAACGCGCGGGTGGTGGGCGACCGGCCGTTCCAGGGCATCGAATTCGTCAGCGGCGCTGAATTTGCCAAAGCCCTCACATAGCAGTTCCCACGAAGGCGACCAGATGACCGAAGCAAAAAGACCCCGCTCTTACGAGCGGGGTCTTTTTTCCGGAGTGGAGCTGAGGGGACTCGAACCCCTGACCCCCTGCATGCCATGCAGGTGCGCTACCAGCTGCGCCACAGCCCCGGATTTGCTGACTTTGGCTGGAAGTTTTCCCTTCCGGCCGAAGCAACTCGTCAATACTAACCACAATCCCAGCGGAAGAGAAATCGCCTGAAGGTGACCTCTGTCACGCTGGCCGACCATCCACCGGGAGGCCCGCGCGGCCGAGGTGCGTGGATATAACCACCGCACCTCCCCCCAAAACCGGCCGCCCGGAAACCTCCCGTTGGATGCGCTGTAAGAAGTCTAGAATCCAGACGATGGAAAACAAAACCGTCCAGTCGGTTTTCGATGATGACGGTGGTAGCGTTGTGAAGTCTCGACGGCGGTCCGTCCTCCGTCGCCCCTATGGTTGAGAGGCCCACCCTTGCCACAGCAACAACGCGCGAAGGAAACCCGGCTGGCTGTCATTGAGGGCGCCGCCGCCGTCTTTGCCGCCACCGGCTACGGAAACGCGAGCCTCTCGGACATCATCAAGAATGCCGCGGTGACGAAGGGGGCCCTGTATTTCCACTTCTCATCCAAGCGGGATCTCGCATTGGCGGTCATCGAGGAACAGCACTCCATTGTCCTGGCGGCGGGGTCGGCCATTCTCGGCTCGGAGACCCCGGCACTGGATAAAATCATCAGCCTCTGCAGGATGTTCGGACGGCAATTGCTCGATGAGCCAATCGTCCAGGCAGGTATCCGACTGACCTTCGAAGCCTCGGCATTCCAGGCCGATGTCTCGGGCCGGTACGAGGACTGGATTGGTACGGTCCAGCAGCTGCTCGAGGAAGCAAAAGCTGAGGGAACAGTGCGGCCGGATCTGGATCCGGCTGCTTTCAGCCGGTACCTGGTGGCGTCCTTCACGGGCGTCCAGATGGTGTCGGACGTGCTCACCGGGCGCGAGGACGTGCTGATGCGGATAGAACACATGTGGGAATTCATGCTGCCGGCACTCGCGCCCGTCAGCTAGCCGTTCCGGCCCGGCCCTACTCCTGCCCGGGATGTGTGGATTTTTCCGGTTCCGCCAGGTCATCTATGAGCTTGAGCCCTCGCTTCGCCCATTCAATCTCCGTCTCGGCTCGAGCGACCAGGCCTTCATAGGTAAAGATCTTGTATTCAATGGTGCGCTGGTGGTCGGCCTTGGGAGTCACGGCCAATCGCTTGTTCAACATCTCATTGGTGCCGGACTTCAATTCCCCGATCATGAGCAGCCACTGGTCGCGACGCATGGCGTGATAGTCGATATGCGCCCGCATATGGTCCCTCGCAGCCTCCGGTTCCACCCATTCAAGGTAGGCGGCCTTCAGGTGAACAGGGTCCCGCTCACGCGAGTACTCCAACGGTGAATACATCCACTCACGGAAGACATCCCTGCCCTCCCCGGTGATCCTATATTGCGTCTTCTTGCCCCGGGGCCCCCAGGAAACCTCCTCCGCCGTCAGCAGCCCGCCTTTTTCCATCTTGCGCAATTCCGGATAAATCTGGGAATCCGGGGCGTGCCACACGAAGCCCACGGAGGACCCGAAGCGTTTGGCGAGGTCGTATCCGGTCATCGGCTCAACCGAAAGCAAGGCCAGGATGGCGTGGCGGAGACTCATGAGAAGTTCCTTTCAAGGTCTTGCCAATCACTATATCTATAGATAGTGTGTGACGCACCCCACCATCTATGGCCATAGATAGTTGGGCGCATTTGGAAATTTTGCGAAAGGTCAACGATGACTGTGCTTCAGTCCAGCAGTTCCACCACCAGCAAGGTTCTTGGGCATCCTGTGAACGCTTGGTACGTCGCCGCTTGGGATCACGAGGTGACCCGTAAACCCATGGCACGCCGCATCGCCAACAGGCCGCTGGCACTCTATCGCACCGAGGATGGCAAAGCTGTTGCTCTTGCCGATGCTTGCTGGCATCGGCTGGCTCCCTTGTCAATGGGGAAGGTGGTGGGGCGGGACGAGATCCAGTGTCCGTACCACGGCATCCGGTACAACTCCGCAGGCCGCTGTACTTCCATGCCTGCGCAAGAGACCATCAATCCCTCCGCCACTGTCCCCTCCTTTCCCGTGGTCGAACGGTACCGGTTCGTTTGGGTCTGGTTGGGCGATCCCGGAAAAGCGGACCCTGACCTCATCCCGGACATGCACCAGATGGACAGTCCGGAATGGGCCGGCGACGGACAACTGATCTACGCTCCGTGCAACTACCAGCTGGTACTCGATAACCTGATGGATCTCACCCATGAGGAATTCGTCCACTCCTCCAGCATCGGCCAGGAGGAATTGAGTGAGTCGGATTTCGTTGTCACCCATGACGGTCGGACCGTCACCGTTACCCGGTGGATGCTCGATATCGAGCCCCCGCCCTTCTGGCTCAAGAACATGCGGGACAAGTTCCCAGGGTTCACCGGGCGGGTCGACCGGTGGCAGATCATCCGCTACGAGGCACCAGCGACAATCCGGATCGACGTCGGCGTCGCCAAGGCGGGTTCCGGTGCCCCTGACGGCGACCGCAGCCAAGGCGTGAACGGCTACGTGATGAACACGATCAGTCCTGAAACCGACAAGACGTGCCACTACTTCTGGGCCTTCATGCGCAACTACTGCCTGGACAGCCAGCTGATCACCACGCAATTGCGCGACGGAGTCGACGGCGTCTTTGCAGAGGACGAAGCCATGCTGACCGCACAGCAGGAAGCCATCGACGCCAACCCCGACTACGAGTTCTACAGCCTCAACATCGACGCTGGAGGAATGTGGGTGCGCCGGATGATAGAGCGGATGCTCGACGCCGAGGGCCGACTGGCCGCCGCCGCGCTCTGAGAACACTGGCTTCGAGGAGAAAAGACAATGGCAGCAAACAACACTGAAGTCTGGCAGTCCGCGACAGTCACCGCAGCGGTCGATGTCGCCGCAGGCATCAGGCGGATTGAACTCGCGCCATCCCTGCCGATTTCCGCAGAACCGGGATCCCACGTTGACGTTATGGTCAGTGTTGACGGCTCGCAGGAGAAGCGTTCCTATTCCGTCGTAGAGTGCTCAGAGGATGGTGGCCGCCTGGTCATCAGTGTTTTGAAGGCCCCCGCTTCCCGAGGCGGCTCTGTGTTCATGCATATGCTCCAGGCCGGCGACACGCTGCGCATGACGCAGCCGCTGCAGAACTTCCCTCTCCGGATCGGGGCGCAGCGATACGTGCTTCTGGCTGGGGGTATCGGCATTACCGCCATCATGAACATGGCCACCGTGCTTCGCAGCGTCAAGGCCGACTACACAGTGATTTATGTCGGGCGCAGCCAAGCCGCAATGGCGTATCTGAAAGAGCTGCGGGACTCACACGGAAACCGGCTCCGGCTTCATGTCGATAACGAAGGCAACGGCCTGGACGTCCGCAGCCTGGTGGGAGAGCTCGACGCGACGACCGAGCTCTACATGTGTGGTCCGATCCGTCTCATGGACGCCGTGCGCCGCGCGTGGGGAGAACATGGCCTTTCTCTGCCCAACCTGCGCTACGAGACGTTTGGCAACTCGGGGTGGTACGACCCCGAAGAGTTCATCGTCAACATCCCGCGTCTGGGTGTCGAAGCCACCGTCGGCCGTGGACGCTCCATGCTCGAGGCACTCGAAGAAGCAGGCGTCGACATGATGTTCGATTGCCGCAAAGGCGAATGCGGGCTGTGCGAAGTGCGGATCCTGGATCTCCAAGGCACTCTCGATCACCGTGACGTGTTCTACAGCCAGCGACAACAGCATGCGACCGAAAAGATGTGCTGCTGCGTTTCCCGCGCCGTCAGCTCTCCCCCTCCCTCCAAGACACAAGGATTCCCGGCCGTCCTGACGATCGACGTTTCCTGAACCCTGTTACCCCGGACATCAGCACCGTCTCGATGCCCTATCCGCTCCACGCCCCGACGGTGGACGGCACGATACGACGAAGTATCTCCAAGAAAGGTTTACCGTGGACGTAAAGAGTGAGATCAAGAACTCACCCATGAGTCGCTTTCAGATAGTGACCGTAACTATCTGCCTTATCCTCATCATGATCGACGGCTTCGACGTCCTGGTCATGTCCTTCACAGCCCCGACGCTTTCGGCCGAATGGAAAGTACCGCCCATCGAGTTGGGCTACCTCCTCAGTGCCGGGCTGTTCGGCATGTCGGCCGGCTCCATCCTGTTGACGCCCTTGGCGGACAGGATCGGGCGCAGGAACCTGACCCTGGTTGCATTGTCGATTATTTCCGTTGGCATGATCTTGTCCGTTACGGCGGCAGATGTTCCCCAGCTGATCGCCTTCAGGGTTTTCACCGGACTGGGCATTGGCGGCATGATTGCCAATCTCAGCGTCCTTGTTTCCGAATACTCCTCGGACCGCCGGCGTGGCATGGCCATGGGGATCTTCTCCGCGGGATACCCGATCGGTGGAGCCGTCGGCGGTGTTATCGCCGGGTCGTTGATTGCCTCCTACGGCTGGCGGGCAGCATTTGCCTTCGGCGCGGTCGTCAGTGTGGCGATGTTGGTTGCCAGCTGGTTCCTCCTGCCCGAATCGCTTGAATACCTGGCCGAGAAGGGTACCGACCGCTCGCTCCCGGCGATTAACAAGATTCTCGGCAGGATGGGCCGCCCGCAGCTGACAGAGCTTCCAGCTGCCCATTCCTTGCGGGAAAATTCCGAGAATGTCTTCAGGGAGGTCTTCGGTTCCAAAATGTTGGGCAAGACGCTCCTTATGTGGACCGGGTACGCGTTCCTCATTGCAGCGTTCTACTTCGCCAACACGTGGACTCCCAAAATCATGGCCGAAGCAGCAGGTGACAACCAGCTCGGCGTCACCGCTGGAATTCTCGTCAGCACTGGCGGCATCGTAGGGGCCCTGGGATTCGGCGTTCTTTCGACCTGGGTCAAGAGCCGACTCCTGAACGCCCTCTGCCTGGTGGTTGCCGGCTTCGCCTACATCGCCTTTGCCGGCTCGTTCGGCGCCACAGGCCTGGCCTTGGCCATTGCAACACTCGTCGGAATGCTCACCAACGCAGGCGTGGCCGGCTACTACACGATTGTGCCCCCTTTATATTCCGCGAAGGCACGGGCATCAGGGTTCGGTTGGATGATCGGGGTTGGACGCCTGGTCTCGATCGTCGCGCCGATTCTGGTGGGATATCTGATAGCTGCCGGGATACCGCCGGTTACCATCTTCTATCTCTTCGCAGTCCCTTTGTTCCTGTCCGCCCTATGCTGTGTGGCACTGGGCAGGGTAATTCGGCGGCACGAGTCAATGGGCTCCGTGCGTACGGAAGAGGACGAGCCCGCAATGAGCTAACGGGAATGGTCCTGTCGGCGCGCTTGGATTAACGACGGACATGAAAAAGGAGAGCTACCAAATTGGTAGCTCTCCTTTTTGTCCTGCTTTCCGCTGGACCAATATGGTGGAGCTGAGGGGACTCGAACCCCTGACCCCCTGCATGCCATGCAGGTGCGCTACCAGCTGCGCCACAGCCCCATATTCTTGCCGCCTGGCGCCTGACCTTTGGGGCCATCCGCGCCGAAGCAACTCAAATATCTTAGAACAGCATTTCCGAAAATTCCAAATCGGGCATATTCGGCATGGGCACTGTTCCTAGGCTTCGGAATCCTCAGCTGCCGTGGTCTTCGCCTGGACCGCGTCGTCGAGCTCAAGGTCAACCACAGGGCAGTCCTTCCACAGGCGCTCCAGGGCGTAAAACACGCGGTCTTCGGCGTGCTGTACGTGGATAACGATGTCGGCGTAGTCAAGGAGGACCCACCGGCCCTCCGAACGGCCTTCACGGCGGACCGGGCGAAGGTCCTGCTTAAGCAGCTCTTCTTCGATCCCATCCACAATGGCATTGACCTGCCGCTCGGTGGGAGCGGAGGCGATGAGGAAAACATCCGTCAGTGCCAGGCGTTCGCTGACATCCAGGGCGACGATGTCTTCTGCCAGCTTGTCGGCTGCAGCACGTGCAGCGTGACGGGCGAGAGTGATGGATTGTTCGTGTGCAGACAAGGGAACTCCTAGTTGTGGCGCGTGGCCGTGAAATGGCGTAAGCCGTGTGGGGCGGAACTATCCGCTGGTAATCATGATGATGCCGACGATCAGGGCCACGAGGCCCAGTGCCAGGACGCCGTACTGCAGCAAGCGGTTCCGCTGGGCCCTGGCCAGGCCGGCGGTGTTCGCGTCCAAGGGATCCAGGCCGTAGGCGGTGCTGGCAGAAACGGGCGGCCTCTGCGATTCTTCACCGGGGACAACCTTTGCCGCGGACTTGTTCCTGGCCGATCTGGCTACTGCCTCGGCCCTTGCCAGGACTCCCGCGCGGCCACGCGGGGCGCGTTCCTTGGCCGGAGCCCGACCGGAATCGAGCTTCGGACCCGACGAGGTGACCACGGGAACGAACGTCGTGCTGGGACGCTTCATCACCGGACGTTCGACGCCGGGGACCTTGACGAACTCCAGCGGAGTCACCATCGCCAAATTGTTCGCCGTTGAAGGACCGGCCGATGTGGACTTGTCCTTGCCCTGCCCGGCCTGGTTTGGCCCGGCTGGGGTTGGTCCGGCTTGGTTCTGCTCGGCAAGCTTCTGCTTTGCTGCAGCGCGCTTGTTCAGCACCGCCGCGCGCTCAGCCAAGGCGATCTGCTGGGCCAGGACATCAGGATCAACAGCCAACGGATCCTGCTCGGCGATATGTTCAAGCTTGGAGGTCTGGTTCTGGACCTGCGCAGCAATCAGTTCGCGGACGGCCAGCGCCTGTTCCACAGACATCTCCGACTCCGCAGGTCCCTTGGGACCGTCGGAGGGCGCAGCTTTCTTTGGCTGCGAGGCGTCTTGCTGCTGCGCAGCATCCTGCTGCTGTTCAGATGTTTGCTGCCCTTCAGGGGCTTGCTGCTCGCCGCCATCCTTGAGCGCGGCCTCGCCCTTGGCGCCCGGCAAAGGAACAACCGGGTTCATTGACGTGGCGACTTCTGCCTGAAGCTGCTGAAGCCGAAGCTGCCGACGCGTGGGCGGACCGCCACCGGACAGCTGCTCTTCCTTGTCGGCGAGTTCCTTGATGGTCCGCAGGGCTGCACGGTCACGTGCCCGGATCTGGGACGAGCGTT
Proteins encoded:
- a CDS encoding DUF58 domain-containing protein: MPSLLKRVKSKMFIFAHRRTLSLLDGEYGSVFKGRSMDFDELRSYVSGDEVRDIDWKATARHGSPLVKRYVAVRRHSVLLLVDSGRNMAAEAFSGESKKDLAVNAAGVIGYLACRHGDDVGLVHGNAGASMYLPPKGGEEHLERLLREIDSTITLHGETSGIARQLDYVLRYLKGRMLIVVIADEFLPDATTADLMRRLRARHEVLWLTVRDAHLAPGIETRGTETQGAGAQGVLDSTDIGTGTAIPFLLAADREIRAAYEHAMAQRDELRAALFRRLGIAEEQVEGSADVVAKVFAVLEKHRSGAPGPGRRSQRGQCAG
- a CDS encoding AAA family ATPase, translating into MHQITAMAGIDAPDMARAQQLVGSIVRSFENKVVGQARLRETLLIGLLTGGHVLLESVPGLAKTTAAQTIAESVSADFRRIQCTPDLLPSDIAGTQIFDAAKGTFVTQLGPVHANIVLLDEINRSSAKTQSAMLEAMQERQTSIGGESYPLPQPFLVLATQNPIEQEGTYRLPEAQMDRFMLKDVLDYPSPAEEAEVIRRIDAGVFGAGQKPPAAASLDAVVQVQELVRRVYIDPAIVRYIVGLAYVTRNAAQYLEPHLANLVEFGASPRASIAFSQAARALALLNGRDHVIPEDVKNLAHRVLRHRIILGFDAVVEGVAVETVIDAVLASVQTP
- a CDS encoding ROK family transcriptional regulator — protein: MTEIRQPTPRRGTNLPRMGDFNLTVILEAIRRSPGGLSRVELAQIVGLSPQTISNISRRLLDQQLIVEAGKEGSGPGKPRTILRLNPAGMYAVGVHLDPAVITFVVLDLLGDVVKHSRLATPAGDPAEVITSIAGQVGTLIEESGVDAAKIAGLGVAVPGPIDLDEGSVVEPPLLTGWDRVRIREALAEATGLETLVDKDVTSAAVAETWAGGASGAGSFVFMYMGTGIGCGIVLNDEVVRGTSGNAGEIGHIIVDPEGPACDCGLRGCVKSSCIPQVLVAEAEAAGVLDGHGHGADGPEVQERFAELCDKADAGDERAIAILDKSATLVARAVSVVTNTLDVERVVFGGPFWGRMSPYFLDRVPGLLDDNNAARMIHGLEVVGTGVGEDVGAIGAACLVLEHMLAPRAQRLLLEG
- a CDS encoding class I SAM-dependent methyltransferase, with product MTELDLETVFGALSRFPDVEADNLQAFDATDRLLLETAADFSSSDTRIVVIGDRYGALTLGARLRLGVDHVRVHQDLFTGRLALKRNADGTGAAGHYSSHELGKELLEGADLVLLQLPKFLAELEGIADAVARFAAPGAVLLAGGRVKHMSVGMNSVLAKYFSTVQPQLARQKSRVLVARDSIPVLAQPPFPVVEALPELGITVSAHGAVFSGARLDIGTRFLLTFLDRMPQARRIVDLGCGTGILATMVARRQVQAEVIATDQSAAAVASARGTALENGLAERITVLHDDAMSSLPPGSADLILLNPPFHLGASVHAGAAHKMFEAAARVLAPGGELWTVYNSHLQYRSTLERVIGATVEEGRNPKFTVTRSRKS
- a CDS encoding cupin domain-containing protein: MSVNVVTNLEVKSHNSPDETRHADKTAVELVTVGDYTIARMTFDPGWSWADCIKPAVGTDSCQLSHVGFCVSGSLEVETNDGAKISITPGASYSIPPGHNARVVGDRPFQGIEFVSGAEFAKALT
- a CDS encoding ScbR family autoregulator-binding transcription factor — protein: MPQQQRAKETRLAVIEGAAAVFAATGYGNASLSDIIKNAAVTKGALYFHFSSKRDLALAVIEEQHSIVLAAGSAILGSETPALDKIISLCRMFGRQLLDEPIVQAGIRLTFEASAFQADVSGRYEDWIGTVQQLLEEAKAEGTVRPDLDPAAFSRYLVASFTGVQMVSDVLTGREDVLMRIEHMWEFMLPALAPVS
- a CDS encoding PadR family transcriptional regulator, with product MSLRHAILALLSVEPMTGYDLAKRFGSSVGFVWHAPDSQIYPELRKMEKGGLLTAEEVSWGPRGKKTQYRITGEGRDVFREWMYSPLEYSRERDPVHLKAAYLEWVEPEAARDHMRAHIDYHAMRRDQWLLMIGELKSGTNEMLNKRLAVTPKADHQRTIEYKIFTYEGLVARAETEIEWAKRGLKLIDDLAEPEKSTHPGQE
- a CDS encoding aromatic ring-hydroxylating dioxygenase subunit alpha; amino-acid sequence: MTVLQSSSSTTSKVLGHPVNAWYVAAWDHEVTRKPMARRIANRPLALYRTEDGKAVALADACWHRLAPLSMGKVVGRDEIQCPYHGIRYNSAGRCTSMPAQETINPSATVPSFPVVERYRFVWVWLGDPGKADPDLIPDMHQMDSPEWAGDGQLIYAPCNYQLVLDNLMDLTHEEFVHSSSIGQEELSESDFVVTHDGRTVTVTRWMLDIEPPPFWLKNMRDKFPGFTGRVDRWQIIRYEAPATIRIDVGVAKAGSGAPDGDRSQGVNGYVMNTISPETDKTCHYFWAFMRNYCLDSQLITTQLRDGVDGVFAEDEAMLTAQQEAIDANPDYEFYSLNIDAGGMWVRRMIERMLDAEGRLAAAAL